Genomic window (Rutidosis leptorrhynchoides isolate AG116_Rl617_1_P2 unplaced genomic scaffold, CSIRO_AGI_Rlap_v1 contig351, whole genome shotgun sequence):
ATATCAACAAAACTTAAAttcaatataattaattaataccagGCAATGAAAATGATCCTGCTTTTTGGGACGTTCTCCGCTGTCAGGAAGTCATAGTCATAGACAGCATATCGGCACTCATCGGCAGGAAGGTTGGCAGTGAAATCCTCATAGGTATTACTTGGTTCGCCAAGCTTTTCCACAATCACTTGCTTCTGCTTCTCCTCAATCTTGAAAACTATGAAGCGATGAgtcctttttgtcttcaattctaAAAACTTCAGCTTGCAGTCATCGTGCACAGCCATCCCTGATGCTGCGTTTGCCTAAAATATAAATGAAATGTCAATTACAATTCATCTATTAACCCATCATATCAAACAACGAGCCCCACTGTCGGCCACAAAATTCTGATCACCCAGATTGTGTTAGATAGGAATGATATAATTCAAAATAATACTTATCAGATCATGTGTTTGATGGCTGCAAGCTGATCTAAAAACACACAACGAGACATAGCTCTCAGACTGCAAATGATTTTAAGCAGAAGCCTTTGATTTCACTTATTCCTTTTTCAATCTAGCTCTCAAGTTTATTAAATCTACAATCAACGGCTACTAGCTTCTTCCTAGATTTAAAAAAATTATAACATTCCGAATTTTTGCTATAGCCCAAATCCAGTTACATCTCAAAATATTCTACACTGTGCCCCGAATCCAATGGCATCTTTTTTAATCAAACATCAAAAGACATTAATTTATggggcaaaaaaaaataaaaaaaataaataaaaaaaattaaaaacttttttcTCTAACAATGGAGGGAGGTTAATCAGGCATGCAAATCAAATGCAAACTATTCCTTCCATGTGTCACAAACATCAAAGATAGACAAATCTTACAAAAATAACAGTCAATAATTAGTCTAGCAGTCTAAAAAACACTAGCCCATCAATTTCGGCTGTAAGCAGGTTGAGAGCCACTATTCCAGCTGAAACTCAATCGGTCAAATAAGCACGATCTCAAAACACCAAATCGGGTCCAACAACAACCTAAAATCTAATCATTTAGTCAAGGAAGGTCAGCGATCATCATATAACGCATCGAAAGCAGCATAATATTCAATGATCCAAAACAAATGATAAGTCAATTACACAGATCGCACAAAAAATGTCATGATTTTTCTTTAAGGAACAAATAAAACGGAAATTAAAAACAATTAGATCAAAGTAGTTGCATCAGTGGTAACGAGattaccatttttctttatcctcgAGAAAATAacgggggagagagagagagagagcttgctgTAAGACTCGGGTAAAGAGAGAAGCTGGAGGACTTTAGACAGAAATAGATTAGAGATAAAGATGGAGAGAGACTTTTTATTCTTATAATTTTGACATGTCGGGTTCCGCCATGAACCGAATCCGAATCAAATTACATGTGGACGGACTCGGATCTGGCTCGTAAAATAACTCGGATTGATCACTGCTCTACAAAGGATTAAGGTAGATTACTGAATCGACAGTTTCGTTAAGATTGAACCGATCGTCTCAAACTAAGATTTGAACCGTTAGGTTCAATACCTCTGGCTTAATTGTATTACTATCGTCCATGTTACCCTCTTTAGAAAAATAATAAGGGATCGTTTGGATCACGTGTTTACGGACCGGATTAGGTTTTGCGAAACCGAAGTAACTAATATTCATATTTGGATGAGTGGATTCGTGAAACCTAAATTGCTCGAAACCATGGAAAGATGCTCCGTCAATAATTGGGGGTATTATTGACGAAGCCGACACGCGTGGATTTTGCTGTGTTTCATTTTTTTACATGAACTTACAAGTATGACCTCAACTCTTTTTGTAAAGGACACAAAATAACCTCAGTTGAAATTTAAACACCATTATATAAAATTGGATTTTTTTCATCTTCATCAAAACAAACTTTACGACACTCCTTCTCTTTGTCTTCTCTAAATCGTCCGTCCCGTAGATTTCGCACCACCACCGGCCGTCGGTGCCGTTCCAGGCTCCGCCTTCTCCCACGCATCACTCTCGTCCGATTTGGTAGCAAAATATGTCTCACAACtcacaaaagtaaactaagttttAAAATTGGGACACTAGTAGAAAATAGGGCTAGCACCACGCCAAAGGTATCCACGGCCTAACAACCGTGGCGTAAAGCTATCTTCTGCAACGGTTCTTTAAGCGTGGTAATATTTTTTTTCTACGAGTAGAAAATCGTGGCGTAAGATACTTTACGCCACGGTTTTTTGAGAACGATAAAAATTCGTGGTGTAAAAGGATAATACACCACGTTTTTAAACCGTGCATACATTTAATTAGCTCCACGTCGTGAAAACCGTGGCCAAATCGATGAACATGATGAATTAACTTTCCAGATTCGCCTTATTGTCTTGGAAAACACGATAATCTATCTTTTTATATCTTTTCTCTCGACCACAACGCAACTCTCACCCACTTCTGAAACCCTAATTTTCTTAAATTCTCTCATTTTCTTTCTCTCtcaatttttttcttcgagcggtGACGAAATAGTTTCAAAGGTAAAATTTCTGTTAATTTCTCTGTTAAGTTGAGGTTTTGGTATGTTATCAGTGTTGTAGATGAATGATTTGATGTTAATTTAGTCTTTTGCGTGATTTTAACGAATAAATTTTAGGTTGCATGTACATGCAATTGATAGTATTGTAGTTTCTATTTATGGAATTGAAAAAGATTTCTTACCGTAAGTGAAATAATTTACATTTTTGAAAATTTTCTAAGAGTTGTGTCATTTACTCTCAATCACTCTACTTTGCATCGATTTGATCTTAATTTGCGTTTATGGTCTGTTGTTCATTGATTATGATTGTTGGTAGTTGTAGTTGCTATGTAAGGAATGTAAAAGTTTGTCTTCATATTGGTCATTTAATTGAAACTCTCTGATTTACTTGTCATTCGTTTTCTCTGTTTTCAGTCGACAAAATGGTGCAACATTTTGAGATGACTATCACATGGAGCCAAGCCAATGATGGTCTTCATACCAAAGATGCAGTAGTAAGATTACTATTTCATGGAAATTTTCAATTTATATATGTATGTTGTCGAACCTTTTATATTTATGTTTTAGTTATCTCCTTGTATTTTCAGTTATTGCCATGGGCTTGACTGAATGAAGTCCCAGGAAGTGAACATGCACTGGGAATTCACCTCACTATTTCGGGACAAGCATTCTTTCATATCTCTTTAGGCCATATTCAAAGTACTGAAGGCTTGAGTACGAGATTATCCGTCATCGGTTTCTAAAATTTCTGCCATGTACGTGGATTGGCGGAGGGTACAAGACTTTAGTTCGATTCTTTGGCTGTTAATGGAGACAACCTGACTGCTCGTGTAAGTATATTACAAGTGGGCATTCTTAAATCCATCGGAACTATTTCCTGGTGATTAGGACCTCCGTATTCCGTCAAGTAATTTCAACATTAATTTCGTTACGAAAGATGTCCGCGGTAATTTGTCTCATTTGGTAAGAGAGGCTAGGAATAACAACTACTTGTCGGAGGTAGTGACAAACAAAGAAGCACCAATGGTAATAATTATCATCCTTTGAACTTAAATCTgttcatatatatgcatatatattttattGACCCTTTTGATTTGATTCATCTTATTAGGAGCTCTGCACTACACAATTCCGCAAGTATGGACTTGATACTGATCAGATCTGTCCAACTAGACTTGTTGCCAGGTCGAGGGTATACAATTGTCAACTGAAAGTCAGCATGGAGGACCGAGATTCCACCATTTCAGGCTATGGGTGGCTAGCATTTTGTAGAGATCAAGAAGAAGCAGTAGGGGACAGATTTAGACTCCTATCGGTTAGAATGACATTAGATCCACACATGATTTTCCTGCTAAATTCATCAGAGTAGATAATTTAAGAGGATGATGATGGCCGTCTGGAGTTAATGGGAGATGTATGAGGAAGCCAAGAGAAGAAAGGGACGATGCTATGGGAATCAAACCGAATAGGCCAATTATGCTAAGAGAAGGTATGGCGATGGGAGGTAATGGAGACTCAGGTCGAGTTGATTTGAGTAGATTGTCAGGAGTTTAATTTGGTGTATTCTTGCAGATGCCCCCACAGGTTGCGAGTGCTCGAAACATGTAGTACATCAGTTCCGTCTATCTTCTTGCGAGAAACATTATAAAGGCTTTTACTTCATTCAAGATATGTCTGGTCTGCCATGTTCGATAATTCTAGCAAGAAAAGCTTCGAGTGTTTCAAGCTTGCATTTGGTAAACTCATGTCTGGCTACGCTCTTTCAGACTGTAATGGATTAAAAAATTCCATCGATGCCTGGATGAAGTAATCATGCAGACATCAATGGGATTTTTTAATCCATTAAAATCTGAAAGAGCTTAGCCAGACATGAGTCTGCCAAATAGAAGATTGAGTCCCTCGAAGCTTTTCTTTTTGGAATTATCGAAGGCGACCTATCAAGCAGATATTGTATCCAAGGACGGTCATGCATTTTGTTGCTCGGAAGAAAATAGATGGAGCTCCTATACTCCATGTTTTGAGACTTGCAATCTGTGTGGTGTCCTCAAGTATACACATGAACTCCACTCAACCTCAGTCTCCATTACCACTCATCACAATATCTTCCTTTTCATAATTGGCCTAATTAAGAAGTCTGCATCCTATATCATCACTTTTCTTCTTTGGCGATGTTTGTAACTCTGAAATGGTTGATAAGAAACTATTTTGATGAAATTAAGCCTCTGTAGTTATAATTGTAACCTTACTCATGTTTTAACTTGGATTTGTGATGATGAATATATTCATTATATGAAGTCTTTATGCTAACTATTTTATTATATGTTCACTACTATATGTTCTTTCAGCAGGCTATTGTGTTTTGGATTTATTATATGAATGTCTTAATGGAATTGGAATTGTTTAATGGAAAGATGAATATAATGGCTAATTAATTAGTTAGAAAAAGTACTCAATTTGGAGCAGGAATATAATAATGAACCACGGCTAAGAAACCGTGGAAAATTAAGAGATTAAAAAACCGTGGCAAAATGCTTAATAATCGTGTCGTATTCTTATTGTAGATACGCTGATAAAAACATGGAGGTTTTGGTGGCGGGTTTTTATTTTCGCTAAGTATAAATTTGACATGCGCGTCATTCACAATTCATTTTCACTTCAATTCGTTTTAAGCTCAAATTCTCTCTCTAAAATCGGAATTCTACTCTTCAACCGTCAGCTCAAATCACTTTCTACAATCGGATTCAACTCCTCAACCGTCAGCTCTTCAATTCGGATTTCAAAATTTAATCTCTCAGTTCAATCTACTAAGGTAATGACGCTAACCGACTCTATCAGTATTAGTCGTAATTTTAGGTTTGTAGATTAATGAAATAAATTAGAGGCCTTCCAACTACTTTTCGATTTTGTGTAGATTATCTTTGTTTCATTACAAGAATTTACCGTTTGTTTTTTATTGAATAAATTCTAGACTTTGTGGGTATTGTGCATGAAATGTGTTTGACGAAATGTCTGAACAAGATTGTGCTTATGGCTGAACATGCATCTAATTATCTGTTCTTCAATCATTCAGTGGCAAGAGATGGGTAGCAAATCGGTTGAGGTTCAGTCAGAGAGGAGAATTATTCAAGCAAAGAATTCCTAAGAAT
Coding sequences:
- the LOC139883081 gene encoding actin-depolymerizing factor 2-like isoform X2, yielding MAVHDDCKLKFLELKTKRTHRFIVFKIEEKQKQVIVEKLGEPSNTYEDFTANLPADECRYAVYDYDFLTAENVPKSRIIFIAWSPDTSKRELDGIQIELQATDPTEMGLDVFKSRSN
- the LOC139883081 gene encoding actin-depolymerizing factor 2-like isoform X1, with protein sequence MAVHDDCKLKFLELKTKRTHRFIVFKIEEKQKQVIVEKLGEPSNTYEDFTANLPADECRYAVYDYDFLTAENVPKSRIIFIAWSPDTSKVRNKMIYASSKDRFKRELDGIQIELQATDPTEMGLDVFKSRSN